Proteins encoded together in one Amblyomma americanum isolate KBUSLIRL-KWMA chromosome 1, ASM5285725v1, whole genome shotgun sequence window:
- the LOC144093587 gene encoding tubulin beta-4 chain-like codes for MREIVHIQTGQCGNQIGAKFWEVISDEHGIDPSGAYHGDSDLQLERINVYYNEASGGKYVPRAILVDLEPGTMDAVRSGRFGPLFRPDNFVFGQSGAGNNWAKGHYTEGAELVDSVLDVVRKEAESCDCLQGFQLTHSLGGGTGSGMGTLLISKIREEYPDRIMNTYSVVPSPKVSDTVVEPYNATLSVHQLVENTDETYCIDNEALYDICFRTLKLTTPTYGDLNHLVSATMSGVTTCLRFPGQLNADLRKLAVNMVPFPRLHFFMTGFAPLTSRDCQQYRALTVPELTQQMFDAKNMMAACDPRHGRYLTVAAVFRGRMSMREVDDQMLNIQSKDSSYFVEWIPNNVKTAVCDIPPRGLKMSATFIGNSTAIQELFKRISEQFTAMFRRKAFLHWYTGEGMDELEFTEAESSLNELVSEYQQYQEATAEDEGEF; via the exons atgcgcgagatagtccacatccagacaggccagtgtggcaacCAGATCGGGGCGAAG ttttgggaggtgatttccgatgagcatggcatcgatccaagcggggcgtaccatggcgattcggacctccagttggagcgcatcaatgtctactacaatgaggcctccg gaggtaaatacgtgcctcgggccatcctggttgacttggagccgggaaccatggacgccgtccgctcgggacGGTTTGGACCACTCTTCCGGCCGGATaactttgtgttcg GTCAGAGTGGCGCTGGCAACAattgggccaagggccactacaccgagggtgctgaactggtggactcggtgctcgacgttgtgcgcaaggaagcggaatcctgtgactgcctgcagggattccagctgacccactccctgggcggtggtactggatctggcatgggcacactgctcatctcgaagatccgtgaagagtaccccgatcgcatcatgaacacctacagtgtagtgccctctccaaag gtttcggacactgtcgtcgagccctacaatgctactttgtcagtgcatcagcttgtggagaacaccgacgagacctactgcatcgacaacgaagcactctacgacatctgcttccggacgcttaagctcacgactcccacctacggagaccttaaccacttggtttctgcaacgatgtcgggtgtgaccacatgcctgag atttcctgggcagctgaatgctgatcttcgcaagctggccgttaatatggtgcccttccctcgcctccacttcttcatgactggctttgctccactcacgtcccgcgactgccagcagtaccgggctctgactgtgccggagctgacgcaacagatgttcgatgccaaaaacatgatggctgcttgcgacccccgccacggtcgttacctgacagttgctgcagtcttcagaggccgaatgagcatgcgggaagtcgatgaccagatgctcaacatcCAGAGCAAGGACTCGAGTTACTTCGTTGAATGGATCCCGAACAAcgtaaagacagctgtctgtgacataccgcctcgaggtctgaagatgtctgctactttcattgggaacagcacagccattcaagagcttttcaagcggatctccgagcagtttacag ctatgttccgccgcaaggcctttctgcactggtacaccggagagggcatggacgagttggagttcaccgaggcagagtccagcttgaacgaactggtgtcagaataccaacagtaccaggaggccacagCCGAGGATGAAGGGGAATTCTAg